From the genome of Pirellulaceae bacterium, one region includes:
- a CDS encoding DNA-binding transcriptional regulator, translated as MTHEWPPHERLRVAILIETSKTYGRGLLRGIASYLKLHGPWSVYIDERSLDDPPPPWLHHWNGDGILIRDANNELLSAALQTGAAIINLGEHEKADVAHIRSDERAISMIAAEHLRLRGFRHFGYVGVPNSPFSDSRHRFFMESIAPSPCEYFGASSPNVNQNSWEAIQDQLAEWLLQLPKPIGLMASYDVVGLRVLEACRRAGLSVPDQVAVVGVDNDAELCALSNPPLSSVEHSLEKIGYQAAELLGNMMSENITAPSLTLVRPTGVVTRQSSDIIAIDDIKVAAACHFIREHACEGMTVPKVAEHVSLSRRALERRFHNALKRSPQSELRRIQIDRVRQLLEDTDHKLSVVAQMSGFRYHEYMSKVFKEKTGISPGNYRKSKRSQASISDEIVLRAETGENGSQSTV; from the coding sequence ATGACCCACGAATGGCCGCCCCACGAACGTCTGCGCGTCGCGATACTCATTGAAACATCGAAGACCTACGGTCGAGGGTTACTGCGCGGAATTGCAAGCTATCTCAAGCTGCACGGCCCTTGGTCTGTTTACATTGATGAGCGTTCTTTAGATGACCCGCCCCCGCCTTGGCTCCATCACTGGAACGGGGATGGGATTTTGATCCGCGATGCCAACAACGAGCTACTTTCCGCTGCCCTTCAAACGGGGGCTGCAATCATTAACCTTGGTGAGCACGAGAAAGCTGACGTAGCTCATATTCGCTCGGATGAGCGTGCGATCTCAATGATTGCCGCCGAGCATTTACGGCTGCGTGGTTTTCGTCATTTTGGCTACGTAGGAGTACCCAACTCTCCCTTCTCAGATTCACGTCATCGATTTTTCATGGAGTCCATTGCTCCCAGTCCTTGCGAATATTTTGGTGCGTCATCTCCAAACGTTAACCAAAATTCGTGGGAAGCCATTCAAGATCAGCTCGCCGAATGGCTGCTCCAACTCCCCAAGCCGATTGGCTTGATGGCCTCCTATGACGTGGTGGGTTTACGCGTGCTCGAAGCGTGTCGGCGCGCGGGACTCAGTGTACCAGATCAAGTTGCCGTAGTCGGCGTCGACAACGATGCGGAACTTTGTGCGTTATCAAATCCACCACTTAGTAGTGTGGAACATTCCCTTGAAAAGATTGGATATCAGGCAGCAGAACTGCTTGGCAATATGATGTCCGAGAACATCACGGCTCCGTCTTTGACGCTTGTCCGGCCCACGGGGGTTGTAACACGACAATCCAGCGACATTATCGCGATTGACGATATCAAGGTGGCGGCAGCGTGCCATTTCATTCGCGAACACGCCTGCGAGGGCATGACGGTACCGAAAGTCGCCGAACATGTTTCCTTATCCCGTCGAGCACTCGAGCGTCGTTTTCATAATGCCTTGAAGCGTAGTCCGCAATCCGAGCTCCGCCGAATTCAAATTGATAGAGTTCGGCAGTTGCTAGAGGACACCGACCACAAACTATCGGTGGTCGCACAGATGTCCGGATTCCGTTACCATGAGTACATGAGTAAGGTCTTTAAAGAAAAGACTGGCATCTCTCCGGGCAACTACCGCAAATCGAAGCGCTCGCAAGCATCGATTTCGGATGAAATAGTACTACGCGCTGAAACGGGCGAAAACGGTTCTCAATCAACTGTTTAA
- a CDS encoding threonine synthase: MKSFVTHLESAIDQTHLPADQIQTLHANRPLWVRYDLPAVGNQMTKDVVASREHSMWRYRELLPVPPGEEVTLGEGMSPLLRCSQLGKQLGLQNLWIKDESQLPTGSFKSRGLAMAISMAKHFGIQRVAIPTAGNAGGATAAYAARAGIEAFVFMPDDTPVVNQYEAQMAGAHVYLVNGLINDCARIVREGQSELEWFDLSTLKEPYRIEGKKTMGLELAEQFDWDLPDVILYPTGGGTGLIGMWKAFHELKELGWLTTQQMPRMISVQSDGCQPIATAFNANQRFAEPYQNAMTCASGLRVPVAVGDFMILDAIRESGGQAIAVDESSITAWTHQACKAEGLSICPETGACIGALQTLISAKQINSNDRVVVFNTGASQKYLEILQDHAGEVPSIDLNRPLDFGIFHRGNNPRVD, translated from the coding sequence ATGAAATCATTCGTTACACACCTCGAAAGTGCGATCGATCAGACCCATCTTCCAGCTGACCAGATCCAGACACTCCATGCCAATCGCCCGCTCTGGGTACGATACGATCTGCCGGCCGTCGGCAATCAAATGACGAAAGACGTTGTCGCATCACGAGAGCATTCGATGTGGCGGTATCGCGAACTCCTGCCGGTCCCCCCTGGGGAAGAGGTGACTCTTGGTGAAGGCATGAGCCCCTTATTGCGATGCTCGCAATTAGGAAAGCAGCTCGGGCTGCAAAATCTCTGGATCAAGGATGAATCCCAACTGCCCACAGGCAGTTTCAAGAGTCGTGGGTTGGCAATGGCCATTTCAATGGCCAAACATTTCGGAATTCAACGAGTTGCTATCCCGACAGCCGGGAACGCAGGTGGGGCCACGGCAGCCTATGCAGCTCGTGCCGGAATAGAAGCCTTCGTTTTCATGCCAGACGACACGCCCGTCGTCAACCAGTATGAAGCTCAAATGGCCGGCGCTCACGTGTACCTCGTCAACGGCCTGATTAACGACTGCGCGCGTATTGTTCGAGAGGGACAATCCGAACTTGAATGGTTCGATCTTTCAACGTTGAAGGAGCCTTATCGTATTGAAGGCAAGAAGACAATGGGATTAGAACTTGCCGAACAATTCGACTGGGACTTGCCGGACGTGATTCTCTACCCGACAGGTGGCGGGACCGGCTTGATTGGCATGTGGAAGGCCTTCCACGAATTAAAGGAGCTGGGCTGGCTAACCACCCAGCAGATGCCTCGGATGATCTCGGTTCAGTCGGACGGCTGCCAACCAATCGCCACTGCTTTTAACGCGAATCAACGCTTCGCCGAACCCTATCAAAATGCCATGACCTGTGCGAGTGGACTGCGGGTTCCGGTCGCGGTTGGCGACTTCATGATTCTTGATGCAATCCGAGAAAGTGGTGGTCAAGCGATTGCCGTCGACGAGTCTTCTATTACTGCCTGGACCCACCAAGCCTGCAAGGCGGAAGGCCTATCCATCTGCCCCGAAACGGGAGCATGCATTGGGGCTCTTCAAACACTTATCTCGGCGAAACAGATCAACTCCAACGATCGCGTAGTCGTTTTCAATACGGGAGCCTCTCAGAAATACCTCGAAATCCTCCAAGATCATGCAGGAGAAGTGCCGAGCATCGACTTGAACCGGCCACTCGACTTCGGTATTTTCCATCGTGGTAACAATCCCCGCGTCGATTGA
- a CDS encoding aldolase/citrate lyase family protein has protein sequence MMRINQAKQKLADGLPTFGTWLSLGDLYAARVLARMGFDWLTLDLEHSAIDWSTATSIFGAVADAGCIPLARVPEGTHHYIKRALDAGAWGIVVPMVDTVEQAQIAISAAKYPPQGNRSAGGGMHSMNFNAEVGEYYRQANDQILVVLQTESPRGVENAEAIYSLPGCDAIFIGPNDLRFQMRAADGTFPSDAEHEDKIQRVIEIGKKVGTATGIHAMSPEDAAHRAEQGMQFLAVGSDLQMLTLRAQEVVGKLFPEGESSDLARY, from the coding sequence ATGATGCGTATTAACCAAGCAAAGCAAAAACTGGCCGACGGTTTGCCCACCTTTGGAACGTGGCTGTCACTCGGTGATCTCTATGCCGCTCGTGTTCTGGCAAGAATGGGATTCGATTGGCTTACCCTCGACCTGGAACATTCTGCCATTGATTGGTCAACGGCCACCTCAATCTTTGGGGCGGTGGCGGATGCGGGTTGCATTCCGCTCGCCCGCGTTCCCGAAGGTACCCATCATTACATCAAACGGGCACTTGACGCGGGCGCTTGGGGTATTGTCGTGCCGATGGTCGACACGGTCGAACAGGCTCAGATCGCAATTTCAGCAGCCAAATACCCTCCACAAGGTAATCGCAGCGCGGGCGGTGGCATGCATTCCATGAACTTTAATGCGGAGGTGGGTGAGTATTACCGCCAAGCCAATGACCAGATTCTAGTCGTTTTGCAGACAGAGAGTCCTCGGGGTGTCGAAAATGCAGAAGCCATTTATTCACTGCCCGGCTGCGACGCCATCTTTATCGGACCCAACGATTTGCGATTCCAGATGCGAGCAGCTGATGGAACTTTTCCGTCGGACGCTGAACATGAAGACAAAATTCAACGAGTGATCGAAATCGGCAAGAAAGTCGGAACCGCCACTGGGATTCACGCCATGAGCCCGGAAGACGCCGCCCATCGTGCTGAGCAGGGAATGCAATTTCTTGCGGTTGGCAGCGACCTTCAGATGTTAACTCTTCGTGCTCAGGAGGTAGTGGGCAAATTGTTTCCAGAAGGCGAGAGCAGCGATCTGGCGCGTTATTGA
- a CDS encoding SHD1 domain-containing protein: protein MNTALQRVCLTFAVLFVVAAQLSAGENTLTLETTMVEGLTVTQQENELRHAREILQRCDELVMQMKARKQSQAIVGTEEHRKFISTYKPTVLSLIQSASEFRSSSVGPAVRQITEVTNVLLIALGYDEANAFETIVSLYQKDREAALATLDGREQKLPRLWKSRTGTSSVIAELKTLQPDSVVLHRLDDGREITVPREKLSLIDRRFLNRWDPNVNLEGEPKMLLREIGVQRRVND from the coding sequence ATGAATACAGCGTTACAACGTGTTTGCCTAACTTTTGCTGTTCTTTTTGTCGTTGCTGCTCAACTGTCAGCCGGAGAGAACACGCTTACGCTTGAAACCACGATGGTGGAGGGGTTAACGGTTACTCAGCAGGAGAACGAATTGCGTCACGCTCGTGAAATCTTGCAACGATGTGATGAGTTAGTGATGCAAATGAAGGCACGAAAGCAAAGTCAGGCGATTGTTGGGACCGAAGAACACCGCAAATTCATTTCGACCTACAAGCCCACAGTGCTCTCTTTAATTCAATCAGCAAGTGAATTTCGATCATCCTCAGTTGGTCCGGCAGTCCGGCAGATCACCGAGGTGACCAACGTTTTGTTAATTGCCTTGGGTTATGATGAAGCCAACGCCTTTGAAACGATCGTTTCACTCTACCAAAAGGATCGGGAAGCCGCGCTCGCTACCCTCGACGGTCGAGAGCAAAAACTACCGCGACTGTGGAAAAGCCGAACAGGCACAAGTTCGGTAATCGCAGAATTGAAAACGTTGCAACCGGATTCTGTGGTCCTGCATCGGCTCGATGACGGTCGAGAGATCACCGTCCCTCGTGAAAAACTTTCGCTAATTGACCGGCGTTTTCTCAATCGTTGGGATCCAAACGTGAATCTTGAGGGCGAGCCGAAGATGTTGTTGCGAGAGATCGGCGTTCAGCGGCGTGTCAACGACTGA
- a CDS encoding SDR family NAD(P)-dependent oxidoreductase, which yields MAKRNSRPRGTVQYDNAGRIVLVTGGASGIGRGVAEAFHRSGARVVCLDLVPGEDLSDGIFFRKGDTSRRKDCEQAVEWVLSRFGGLDVLVNNAAVQPADSYRPIDEYTDELWQRMVDVNLTGYMQMARAVLPHMKTQQEGVIVNLASGQGHRTARGVPAYGPIKAANIMQTRQWGVEYARAGIRVVSVSPGAIDTPLVRQTLESQGGAEALSNRHPLGRIGTTAEVAHVVLWLSSDAASFVTATDVEVDGGLGAFGAFADPYPR from the coding sequence ATGGCGAAAAGAAATTCTCGACCGCGAGGCACGGTCCAGTACGACAATGCTGGCCGTATCGTGTTGGTTACCGGCGGTGCCAGCGGAATTGGACGCGGGGTAGCGGAGGCTTTTCACCGTAGCGGTGCCAGGGTGGTTTGTCTCGACCTGGTGCCAGGAGAAGATTTGAGTGATGGAATCTTCTTTCGAAAGGGAGATACGTCCCGTCGAAAAGACTGTGAACAAGCGGTCGAATGGGTGCTTTCGCGATTTGGTGGACTTGACGTGCTCGTTAACAACGCTGCGGTTCAGCCTGCTGACTCCTATCGTCCCATCGACGAGTACACGGATGAACTTTGGCAGCGAATGGTTGATGTGAATCTGACCGGGTATATGCAAATGGCACGCGCTGTCCTTCCCCACATGAAAACTCAACAAGAGGGTGTCATCGTGAATTTGGCCAGTGGGCAAGGGCACCGAACGGCCCGGGGAGTTCCCGCCTATGGTCCGATTAAGGCTGCAAATATCATGCAGACCCGCCAGTGGGGCGTCGAGTACGCTCGAGCCGGAATCCGCGTTGTATCAGTTTCTCCGGGAGCCATCGACACACCCTTGGTTCGTCAGACGCTTGAGTCGCAAGGTGGGGCTGAAGCCTTATCGAATCGGCATCCGCTGGGGCGAATCGGAACCACTGCAGAAGTGGCCCACGTGGTGCTCTGGTTATCGAGTGACGCTGCTTCGTTTGTCACAGCAACGGATGTGGAAGTCGATGGTGGATTAGGCGCTTTTGGAGCTTTTGCTGATCCCTACCCTCGGTGA
- a CDS encoding sugar phosphate isomerase/epimerase — protein sequence MKLGFVTAILPEFTLEEVFATAADIGFDCVEVMCWPHGKSDRRYAGVTHLDADADGSETREQVAALTEKYGVTISGLGYYPNPLTPNAAEANQAIEHIKKLIRLTAELGLNRMNSFIGRDWTKSVDDNWNRFLEVWRPIIELAGEVEVRVGIENCPMLFSSDEWPGGKNLAVSPTIWQRMFEDLPSKHFGLNYDPSHMIWQQMDYLAPMRDFSDRLFHIHAKDVRLDRHRLDQVGILAHPNEYHVPKLPGMGDVDWGKFFSVLTDVGYDGPVCVEVEDRAYEHSLEARKTSLRQSHTYLRNFVPKSG from the coding sequence ATGAAACTCGGTTTTGTCACAGCAATCTTACCGGAGTTTACTTTGGAGGAAGTATTTGCAACCGCGGCGGATATCGGTTTTGATTGCGTGGAGGTAATGTGCTGGCCTCATGGAAAATCCGATCGCCGCTATGCGGGGGTCACTCACCTCGATGCGGATGCTGATGGATCCGAAACACGCGAACAGGTCGCGGCGCTTACTGAAAAGTATGGCGTCACGATAAGCGGCTTGGGATATTATCCGAATCCGCTGACGCCCAACGCTGCTGAGGCGAATCAGGCTATCGAGCACATCAAGAAATTGATTCGGCTTACGGCAGAACTTGGCTTGAACCGGATGAATTCATTCATTGGTAGGGATTGGACCAAGTCGGTTGATGACAATTGGAATCGCTTCCTGGAAGTTTGGCGGCCGATCATCGAGCTCGCAGGAGAAGTTGAGGTGCGAGTGGGAATTGAGAATTGTCCGATGTTGTTCAGCAGCGATGAGTGGCCTGGAGGAAAGAACCTTGCAGTAAGTCCGACCATTTGGCAACGCATGTTTGAGGATTTACCCAGCAAACACTTTGGTTTGAACTATGATCCATCACATATGATCTGGCAGCAAATGGATTATCTGGCGCCCATGCGGGATTTTTCTGACCGCCTATTTCATATCCATGCGAAAGATGTTCGCTTGGATCGTCACCGCCTCGATCAAGTGGGCATCCTTGCCCATCCCAACGAGTATCATGTGCCGAAGTTACCCGGAATGGGCGATGTTGATTGGGGGAAATTTTTCTCAGTTCTTACCGATGTGGGATATGACGGTCCTGTCTGTGTGGAAGTGGAAGATCGAGCCTATGAACACTCTTTGGAAGCTCGGAAGACCTCTTTAAGGCAAAGCCATACCTACCTGCGAAACTTTGTCCCGAAATCCGGCTGA
- a CDS encoding Gfo/Idh/MocA family oxidoreductase — protein MSRSQLGTAIVGTGFMGGVHAESLRRIGVPVVGILGSTPGKGRQAADRLGIRQSYSRFEDMLTDCDVKSVHIVTPNRLHHEMVVAAITAGKHVMCEKPLAMNVSESAELVELAAANPQLATAVNYNLRFYPLCIEARERFHQGELGELFHVTGSYVQDWLLRNTDYNWRVLADEAGDLRAIADIGTHWLDLIYSITSAEIDSVCADLQTVHPARFRPAAEVETFAKAEDANAEQVAITTDDYGSVLLRFRGGARATFFVSQVSAGRKNCLRFEIAGSARSVAWNSELPNQLWIGHRDQANELLSRDPALLGPVARLAASYPGGHNEGYADSFKHCFEAFYTAIEGRATNDATRYPTFIDGDREVRVCEAILKSHQTQKWIKVQGE, from the coding sequence ATGAGTAGGAGCCAGCTTGGCACGGCAATCGTAGGCACCGGATTTATGGGGGGGGTCCATGCCGAATCCCTCAGGAGAATTGGGGTGCCGGTGGTCGGTATCCTGGGGTCAACTCCAGGAAAAGGTCGGCAAGCGGCAGACCGATTAGGTATTCGGCAATCCTATTCGCGGTTCGAAGATATGCTGACTGATTGTGACGTGAAGTCAGTTCATATTGTCACCCCTAATCGTTTGCATCATGAAATGGTCGTTGCTGCGATCACGGCCGGTAAACACGTGATGTGTGAAAAGCCGCTTGCGATGAATGTGAGTGAATCGGCGGAATTGGTTGAGTTAGCAGCCGCGAATCCTCAACTTGCGACAGCGGTTAACTATAACCTTCGCTTTTACCCGCTTTGCATCGAAGCACGAGAACGATTTCATCAGGGGGAGCTTGGTGAATTGTTCCACGTCACGGGGAGTTACGTCCAGGATTGGTTGCTGCGAAATACGGATTACAACTGGCGAGTACTAGCAGATGAAGCCGGTGATCTTCGCGCCATTGCGGACATTGGCACCCATTGGCTTGACTTGATTTACTCGATTACTTCCGCCGAGATCGATTCGGTTTGCGCTGATCTACAGACCGTGCATCCAGCTCGTTTTCGACCCGCTGCTGAGGTGGAAACTTTTGCCAAGGCAGAGGATGCAAACGCCGAACAGGTTGCCATCACAACAGACGATTATGGCTCGGTCCTATTGCGTTTCCGTGGTGGTGCTAGAGCGACCTTTTTCGTTTCGCAAGTTTCTGCTGGGCGAAAAAATTGCCTGCGATTCGAAATTGCGGGATCCGCGCGGTCAGTGGCCTGGAACAGTGAGCTTCCCAACCAGCTGTGGATTGGCCACCGAGATCAGGCGAATGAATTGTTGTCTCGAGATCCGGCCCTCTTGGGACCGGTTGCCCGGCTGGCTGCTAGTTATCCAGGCGGACACAACGAGGGATATGCAGACTCATTCAAACACTGTTTTGAGGCTTTTTACACGGCAATTGAGGGCAGGGCAACCAATGATGCAACTCGCTATCCGACCTTTATCGATGGCGATCGGGAGGTGCGTGTGTGTGAAGCGATCTTGAAGAGTCATCAGACGCAAAAATGGATCAAAGTCCAAGGAGAATAA
- a CDS encoding glutamate decarboxylase → MSANKSRIENVPEYSIPAYGARLMSESIPKDSIADDCLPPRVVYDLIRDELILDGNSRLNLATFVTTFMEAEAKTLMSEAFDKNMIDKDEYPQTAEIERRCVRMISELWHNPNLDTVTGCSTIGSSEAAMLGGMALKWRWRKRQEAAGKPTDRPNMVMGINVQVCWEKFCRYWEIEPRFVPMEGNRFCLSAEEAVKLIDENTIGVVGIMGSTFDGRYEDIKSINDALETLQAEKGLDVPLHVDGASGGFVAPFLQPDIEWDFRLPRVKSINASGHKYGLVYPGVGWVVWRDREDLPEELVFHCNYLGGDLPNFALNFSRPGNQVIAQYYNFLRLGREGYRRIHQTSQDVALYLSGEIAKLGPFDLISDGSDIPVFAFTTNDKASFSSFDMSDKLRERGWLVPAYTFPKNREDVAALRCVCKEGFTRDMAESLITDLKADIKYFDQQPNHVSKTAGSAFHH, encoded by the coding sequence ATGTCAGCTAATAAAAGTCGTATCGAAAATGTTCCTGAATACTCGATCCCCGCCTATGGCGCCCGATTAATGTCGGAATCGATTCCGAAAGATTCCATCGCGGACGACTGTTTGCCACCTCGGGTCGTTTATGATTTGATTCGTGATGAACTCATTCTCGATGGTAATTCGAGATTGAATCTAGCCACGTTCGTGACCACGTTTATGGAAGCGGAAGCCAAAACGTTGATGTCCGAAGCGTTCGATAAGAACATGATCGATAAGGATGAATATCCCCAAACGGCGGAGATCGAAAGACGCTGTGTTCGGATGATATCCGAGTTATGGCATAACCCCAATTTGGACACTGTTACCGGCTGCTCGACAATTGGCTCGAGCGAAGCGGCGATGCTAGGTGGTATGGCGCTGAAATGGAGATGGCGGAAACGACAAGAAGCCGCCGGTAAACCGACTGATCGCCCGAACATGGTCATGGGCATCAATGTGCAAGTCTGTTGGGAAAAGTTTTGTCGATACTGGGAGATTGAACCGCGTTTCGTGCCAATGGAAGGTAATCGATTCTGTCTGTCTGCTGAAGAAGCAGTAAAGCTAATCGACGAAAATACCATCGGCGTGGTTGGAATCATGGGTAGTACTTTTGATGGTCGTTATGAGGACATCAAATCGATCAACGATGCACTCGAAACCCTGCAGGCTGAAAAAGGGCTCGACGTGCCATTGCACGTGGATGGGGCAAGTGGAGGGTTTGTGGCGCCGTTTCTACAACCCGATATCGAGTGGGACTTTCGACTGCCCCGAGTTAAATCGATTAATGCTTCAGGCCACAAATACGGTTTGGTCTATCCTGGCGTCGGTTGGGTCGTTTGGCGGGACCGAGAGGACCTACCGGAGGAGTTGGTCTTTCACTGTAATTATCTCGGAGGGGATCTCCCGAATTTCGCCTTGAATTTTTCCAGGCCCGGCAATCAGGTGATTGCCCAGTATTACAACTTCTTGCGACTCGGACGCGAAGGTTATCGACGTATCCATCAGACCAGTCAAGATGTTGCTTTGTACCTTTCAGGCGAAATTGCCAAACTGGGCCCGTTCGACTTGATCTCCGATGGAAGTGATATTCCTGTATTTGCTTTTACGACGAATGACAAAGCAAGTTTCAGTTCCTTCGATATGTCCGATAAGTTACGCGAACGTGGCTGGCTTGTGCCCGCATACACCTTTCCGAAAAATCGAGAAGACGTCGCCGCACTGCGCTGTGTTTGCAAAGAGGGTTTCACCCGTGATATGGCTGAGTCACTCATTACGGATCTGAAAGCGGATATCAAATACTTTGACCAACAGCCCAATCATGTCTCGAAAACAGCCGGGTCGGCTTTCCATCATTAA
- a CDS encoding zinc-binding dehydrogenase translates to MSLRIQAEVIALYLRCTELPRMASFSPLSWSVDMRAAVLSDLKQPLQIEQLDDLKPKSGEVVVELQAAALNRRDYWVTQGMYPGIRTPVTLGSDGAGVVASLGDAGSQFEVGQPVIINPGWEWGEKQEAHSEKFHILGMPENGTFATQVVVPACYLHRKPNYLNWHEAAALPLAGVTAYRALFSQGRIASGDRVLITGIGGGVATFALQYAVAAGAEVVVTSSSVAKIERAVRYGAKMGVDYRLTDWPDQIRAEIGEVDLIIDSAGGDGYQQLVDLAAPGARIVNYGATTGPPKKLDIFKVFWKHLHLIGSSMGSPDDFRRMLEFSSENSIKPIVDGVFPLMAVNEALDRMKDNRQFGKIVLEIGDGS, encoded by the coding sequence ATGAGTCTGCGAATCCAGGCGGAAGTGATCGCATTGTATTTGCGGTGTACAGAGTTACCGAGAATGGCAAGTTTCAGCCCATTGAGTTGGAGTGTTGACATGAGAGCCGCCGTCCTGAGCGATTTAAAACAACCGCTGCAGATTGAACAACTTGATGATTTAAAGCCAAAGAGCGGTGAGGTGGTCGTTGAATTGCAGGCCGCTGCACTCAATCGTCGTGACTACTGGGTCACGCAGGGGATGTATCCAGGAATTCGAACTCCGGTGACGTTGGGTTCGGACGGAGCGGGCGTGGTTGCCAGTTTGGGAGACGCGGGTAGTCAGTTTGAAGTGGGACAGCCCGTGATCATCAATCCCGGATGGGAGTGGGGCGAAAAACAGGAGGCCCACAGCGAGAAGTTTCATATCTTGGGGATGCCTGAAAATGGGACGTTTGCCACCCAGGTGGTAGTCCCCGCATGCTACTTGCATCGGAAGCCGAACTATTTGAACTGGCACGAGGCCGCGGCGTTGCCGCTGGCGGGTGTCACTGCTTATCGAGCGCTCTTTTCGCAGGGAAGGATTGCTTCGGGTGATCGAGTGCTGATCACCGGTATCGGGGGTGGAGTGGCAACTTTTGCCCTGCAATATGCCGTGGCTGCGGGCGCTGAAGTGGTCGTGACTTCCTCGTCGGTCGCAAAAATTGAACGGGCCGTTCGCTACGGTGCCAAAATGGGCGTTGATTACCGGCTTACGGATTGGCCGGATCAGATTCGGGCTGAAATCGGTGAGGTGGACTTAATCATTGACAGCGCAGGGGGAGACGGATATCAGCAGTTGGTGGATTTAGCGGCCCCCGGTGCTCGAATTGTCAATTATGGTGCGACGACCGGACCGCCGAAGAAATTGGATATTTTCAAAGTCTTTTGGAAACATCTCCATCTGATTGGTAGTTCAATGGGTTCGCCAGATGACTTTCGGCGCATGCTCGAGTTTTCGTCGGAAAACAGTATTAAACCGATCGTCGATGGAGTGTTTCCGTTGATGGCCGTCAACGAGGCGCTTGATCGAATGAAAGACAACCGGCAATTCGGCAAGATTGTTTTAGAGATTGGCGATGGCAGTTAG
- a CDS encoding OsmC family protein yields MLGTLSAALDVRQIPSEENASATVEGDISEIDDVLQIRAIRIAYQLSIPAGKREQTARAMETHADKCPAYQSVKNCIDVSWTVVITEIP; encoded by the coding sequence CTGCTCGGCACCCTCAGCGCCGCACTGGACGTGCGACAGATACCTTCGGAAGAAAATGCATCAGCGACCGTCGAAGGCGACATCAGCGAGATTGACGACGTGCTTCAAATTCGTGCAATTCGCATTGCATACCAGTTATCGATCCCTGCCGGAAAACGCGAGCAAACCGCACGAGCCATGGAGACACACGCAGACAAATGTCCTGCCTATCAGTCCGTCAAAAATTGCATCGATGTCTCCTGGACTGTCGTGATCACGGAGATCCCCTAA